One Ochotona princeps isolate mOchPri1 chromosome Y, mOchPri1.hap1, whole genome shotgun sequence genomic window, cctcaaatgatgtgatctatccccaaatacactagaaacacagacactgcttttcccttcagtattcaatcacctcacatagttcccatgtttgctgatacattaaagaatgccatgtacctgaaaacactttgcaattACAAAGAACAACTGGACTGAAcagagagtttaaaaaaaaacatgttacttTCTCACTAAAGGGAAAGTCCAACGCGtctttacataatgaaatcagtacgaaggaatcatcaggaacaGAAAATTCACTAAACACAACTGACTCAAAGAAGGGCCAGAAAGCAGTGTTCCATCTTAAGGAATCAAAGAGCTCAGGACAGCACTCTACacaaaaacttggtaagaaaataatttcaggagttgTCTCTCTAGGCCCACTAGGAAGCCCAAGGAGGGTGAGGCTTGATGAGGATGGTCAAGCTGTGAGGGATGCAATTGCATGCTTGGGTCATactcaacacaaaacaaatagagcctctagaaacatgattatattttaagctctttgggggattatctaaaaaaaaaataataatcggGATCAGGTTGCTTATCTTATATGCAAAACCTTTACAGAGAAAAATTCAGTTGTCCTAGGAGTGAAGATGCCAGTTACtatgcctgtttcccatggcagagtgcctgggttccagaactgaccctaactctgactctagcaaattgttgatatacaacttaataacacttggtgaggagataagtgcttgaggtcttacaaccccctgggaaaactgaataaagctttctgatctgagactgatttggATGCTATCCAGGTTACTCAAGGAGTgaacctccccacctctctctgccttctgtatgcTCTAATATtctcaactgctgtgtcaatCTCTAGATGTATCATTCTTTGTTGTTTAAGTAAACAGATATTcaaacttcaggggaaatgaattaaaaccagagattgtaatgaaaaacaaatatccatgcagtttttccgtgtcttgaaagccctttattttatttgaaacattaaacccaaaagaactgataacttcactgacttagtctctccatctcagaactcagaagaaaagATGAGAGTGAAGAATTTCAGGTGTagaacttgaaaggaagaaagggtaaGACATACAAAGAGTTCAGTGAGATTGAGGATGATGACTACCTGTGTAAGCGACCCTTTGGCACATCCgcaaagaaaaatctgaattgaaattccacttgtaatttggtcttacatcattctgtcttctggtaacttGGGGTGCAAGACTGAGACTGAGTGATGTGAGCACTTGGCTGCCTCTGATGCTCTCTATAGCCAGCAACATTTGATATACTTTCCTAATCCCTTCCACTCTCATCTCCAGATTGTGAGAAGTGTCAGATCTGcttcctgaagagctgtgctgctcatggaccccccgtgtttctaaaggacaatccagtggaaaagggacatcctagtcatgctctcctcagtgtgcccactggacttcgagttggcccat contains:
- the LOC131478723 gene encoding histone-lysine N-methyltransferase PRDM7-like is translated as MTCKKKHTRQQKGKSNASLHNEISTKESSGTENSLNTTDSKKGQKAVFHLKESKSSGQHSTQKLDCEKCQICFLKSCAAHGPPVFLKDNPVEKGHPSHALLSVPTGLRVGPSSIPEAGLGVFNEASDLPLGLHFGPFEGKITKVEEEANSGYSWQIAKGMSSHEYMYGKDTSFANWMR